The proteins below are encoded in one region of Belonocnema kinseyi isolate 2016_QV_RU_SX_M_011 chromosome 1, B_treatae_v1, whole genome shotgun sequence:
- the LOC117171765 gene encoding uncharacterized protein LOC117171765 isoform X1 translates to MSGQLKYKNKFIKKNVLEKRLKSFAAMRAGRIAKRIKASASSNNVSGRRIVELDTLADNLECHKCGKELSLKNIVDETHSGLNSILHIVCCQCSELTKVSTGKTHTTENNHKHSDINTKVVFGAIHSGIGCVGLNKLLSCLSIPTISEDLYKQYESEIAPVLEEVAKESSEKAAEEERPVGSKTS, encoded by the exons atgtcaggtcaattaaaatataaaaataaatttatcaaaaagaatgttttggaaaaacgtttaaaaagttttgCAGCTATGCGTGCAGGCCGCATAGCTAAAAGAATAAAAGCCAGCGCTTCTTCAAATAATGTATCTGGGCGACGTATTGTTGAATTAGATACCCTCGCCGATAATTTAGAATGTCATAAGTGTGGCAAAgagctttctttaaaaaatatagttgacGAGACGCACTCAGGTTTGAACTCGATTCTGCATATTGTATGCTGTCAGTGCTCTGAATTAACCAAAGTTTCCACAGGAAAAACACATACCACTGAAAACAATCATAAACACTCGGACATAAATACAAAAGTTGTATTCG GAGCCATTCATTCAGGAATTGGTTGCGTcggattaaacaaattattatcttGTTTAAGTATTCCCACGATATCTGAAGATTTGTATAAGCAATATGAAAGCGAAATAGCGCCAGTACTCGAAGAAGTTGCAAAAGAGTCTAGCGAGAAAGCTGCTGAAGAAGAGCGACCAGTTGGTTCTAAAACAAGCTGA
- the LOC117171765 gene encoding uncharacterized protein LOC117171765 isoform X2: protein MSGQLKYKNKFIKKNVLEKRLKSFAAMRAGRIAKRIKASASSNNVSGRRIVELDTLADNLECHKCGKELSLKNIVDETHSGLNSILHIVCCQCSELTKVSTGKTHTTENNHKHSDINTKVVFGGITKSKDMKEFCQINSLLCRRKMYR from the exons atgtcaggtcaattaaaatataaaaataaatttatcaaaaagaatgttttggaaaaacgtttaaaaagttttgCAGCTATGCGTGCAGGCCGCATAGCTAAAAGAATAAAAGCCAGCGCTTCTTCAAATAATGTATCTGGGCGACGTATTGTTGAATTAGATACCCTCGCCGATAATTTAGAATGTCATAAGTGTGGCAAAgagctttctttaaaaaatatagttgacGAGACGCACTCAGGTTTGAACTCGATTCTGCATATTGTATGCTGTCAGTGCTCTGAATTAACCAAAGTTTCCACAGGAAAAACACATACCACTGAAAACAATCATAAACACTCGGACATAAATACAAAAGTTGTATTCG GAGGCATCACAAAATCGAAAGATATGAAGGAATTCTGCCAGATTAACAGTCTTTTATGCAGAAGAAAAATGTATCGATGA